In the Clostridium beijerinckii genome, one interval contains:
- a CDS encoding sensor histidine kinase produces the protein MSKSVRSKLFLSITLLLVFFISALWVLNNLYLQQYYIKNKENMLENNAKHLVDMYTGDPNDIQDELDRTANIVGGSIDIRDKDGKLIYKSSRRLPNEKNIVDNMGNKFKPNMEPPPDSDVQNDKINNTYSEGKYTFENRRDVQLKIDFLTLVTKISNGDILAIRVPLVSISESVDIANRFILIIGGVIILLGSLWAFWFSKRFTKPILELNSIAQNMSKFNFSKKCSINGKDEIGQLGQSVNYLSGELSRAITELNIKNKKLEEDIEKERKIDEMRKEFISSVSHELRTPLSVIQGYAEGLVSNVTESDEDRKFYCDVIMNETDKMNKLVRDLLNLSQIESGYFHIEKTEFNLVSLIEYVLNRYKSTFEEKSIEIRFEPGESVIVYGDMTRIEQILTNYINNAINHVDNNKIIGITKISVKDKIRINVFNTGKHIPDEYLDKIWNSFYKVDKARTRSYGGYGLGLSIVKAIADLHSNAYGVENTEGGVNFWFEIDKIDLNSAEN, from the coding sequence ATGAGTAAGTCAGTAAGATCAAAACTTTTTTTATCTATAACTTTATTGCTAGTTTTTTTTATCTCTGCTTTATGGGTATTAAATAACTTATATCTTCAGCAATACTATATTAAGAATAAAGAAAATATGCTTGAAAATAATGCAAAGCATTTAGTTGATATGTACACCGGAGATCCAAATGACATTCAAGATGAATTGGATAGGACCGCTAATATAGTAGGTGGTAGTATTGATATTAGAGATAAAGATGGTAAGCTAATATATAAATCTTCAAGACGACTGCCAAATGAAAAAAATATAGTTGATAATATGGGAAATAAATTTAAACCTAATATGGAGCCACCACCAGATTCTGATGTTCAAAATGATAAGATTAACAATACATATAGTGAGGGCAAGTATACATTTGAAAATAGAAGAGATGTTCAACTTAAAATAGACTTTCTAACTCTTGTAACCAAAATAAGTAATGGTGACATCCTTGCTATAAGAGTTCCATTAGTCTCAATAAGTGAAAGTGTTGATATTGCAAATAGATTTATATTAATTATTGGAGGAGTAATTATACTTTTAGGGAGCTTATGGGCATTTTGGTTTTCAAAAAGATTTACAAAACCAATACTAGAATTAAACAGCATAGCGCAGAATATGTCTAAATTCAATTTTAGTAAAAAATGCAGCATAAATGGAAAAGATGAAATCGGGCAGCTTGGACAAAGCGTTAATTATCTATCTGGAGAGCTAAGTCGGGCAATTACGGAATTGAATATAAAGAATAAGAAATTAGAAGAAGATATAGAGAAGGAAAGAAAAATAGATGAAATGAGAAAAGAATTTATCTCAAGTGTTTCTCATGAGTTAAGAACTCCGCTATCAGTAATACAAGGCTATGCGGAAGGTCTTGTAAGCAATGTTACAGAAAGCGATGAAGATAGGAAATTTTACTGTGATGTTATTATGAATGAAACTGATAAAATGAACAAATTAGTAAGAGATTTATTAAACTTATCACAAATTGAATCTGGTTATTTTCATATAGAAAAAACAGAATTTAATTTAGTATCACTAATAGAATATGTACTTAATAGATATAAATCAACTTTCGAAGAAAAAAGCATAGAAATCAGATTTGAACCCGGAGAAAGCGTGATTGTATATGGAGATATGACTCGTATAGAGCAAATACTTACAAACTACATTAATAATGCAATTAATCATGTAGACAATAATAAGATTATTGGGATAACTAAGATTAGTGTTAAAGATAAAATAAGAATAAATGTATTTAATACAGGAAAGCATATACCAGATGAATATTTGGATAAGATATGGAATAGTTTTTATAAAGTAGATAAAGCTAGGACAAGATCTTATGGGGGTTATGGCTTAGGCTTATCTATAGTAAAGGCAATAGCAGATCTTCATAGTAATGCTTATGGAGTGGAAAACACTGAAGGTGGAGTTAACTTTTGGTTTGAAATTGATAAGATAGATTTAAATTCGGCAGAAAATTAA
- a CDS encoding MCP four helix bundle domain-containing protein, translating to MINNLKVKQKIFLFSGIMILLIIFMGGIGYYYNLQSNYNVTSMYKDRLLPVQWLNDNRNQSRAIEADTYNIILNVKDTEEQNKKLNDIKDRVKAYDNNWQAYKGNEVDQFELEIIPLVENDLKEYRAARDEIIKLAMDGKQEEALEKYKSITGKVDEFQKNLKTLAIYNADKAQEINVQNNNSFSYSRKIFIILGFLSVVIAATLSVIISKTIANPLKLSVECIRVLAKRDFTVSVPELLLKRKDEIGDLANSIFLMKNDISILVKEIMEKVLW from the coding sequence ATGATTAATAATTTAAAAGTTAAACAGAAGATTTTCTTATTTTCGGGGATAATGATTTTACTGATTATTTTTATGGGGGGAATTGGATATTATTATAATTTACAATCAAATTATAATGTAACATCTATGTATAAAGATAGATTGCTTCCTGTACAGTGGTTAAATGATAATAGAAACCAATCAAGGGCAATAGAGGCAGATACATATAATATTATTTTGAATGTAAAAGATACTGAAGAACAAAATAAGAAATTAAATGATATTAAAGATAGAGTAAAGGCATATGATAATAACTGGCAGGCTTATAAAGGGAATGAGGTTGATCAATTCGAATTAGAAATTATACCTTTAGTTGAGAATGATCTTAAAGAATATAGAGCAGCAAGAGATGAAATTATAAAGTTAGCCATGGATGGGAAGCAAGAAGAGGCTTTAGAAAAATATAAATCAATAACAGGGAAAGTAGATGAATTTCAAAAAAACTTAAAGACTTTGGCGATATATAATGCTGATAAAGCACAAGAAATAAATGTTCAAAATAACAATAGTTTTAGTTATTCTAGAAAGATTTTTATAATACTAGGTTTTTTATCAGTAGTGATAGCAGCTACTTTATCAGTTATTATATCTAAAACAATTGCTAACCCATTGAAATTATCAGTAGAGTGCATTAGAGTTTTAGCTAAGAGAGATTTTACAGTATCAGTTCCTGAACTGCTTTTAAAACGAAAAGATGAAATTGGAGATCTAGCTAATTCAATATTTTTAATGAAAAATGATATTAGTATTTTAGTAAAGGAGATAATGGAAAAGGTTTTGTGGTAG
- a CDS encoding glycosyltransferase family 39 protein, producing MNEVNFKKYIFRIGLIFILLVSMFSSIYAVRNYKSINVMEQSGGLKKILNIRDGENLPDNIPSLNNSGSNLENNEIKSDNSQYGPNGIGSRNADSIEKGMNDKSQQDGNVGINGGRDTKFGSNSKQRGNNKNAKQGEVNGNIQRGGVDDRYLLSITIYSVLFLIGSCSAYCLIKRKNIKFNYKDEKFMIIILIFTGIFLRISASTLVNGHNDINLFKNWAETAANGFSQFYANARQADYPPVYIYILGCIGRIANIQVFNSYYILLLKIPSIIADVATAYFIYRIGKRFLNIVTSIFLAIFYIFNPVIFIDSTFWGQVDSLFTLLIVISIYLLYEKKYVFSSVLFALSVLMKPQGIIFLPVLFFELVRQRKIRNFIYAAVSAVATIIVIIIPFSLNEQSPIWIFNLYLKTISEYPYASVNAFNFFGLVGANYKNGNTTFFIFSYHTIGIMFIILTTLIGWILYIKGNDRKYISAVSLLQIAGIFTFSVGMHERYLFPAVALSILAFIYSKDRRFFIMAIGFSITSYINISTVLFKTNTSVFEVLLKVTSLFNVILVLYLVKVIIDNTVKKFSLKIDNKESELL from the coding sequence ATGAATGAAGTAAACTTTAAGAAGTATATATTTAGAATAGGTTTGATTTTTATATTATTAGTATCAATGTTTTCTAGTATTTATGCGGTAAGAAACTATAAAAGTATTAATGTTATGGAACAAAGTGGTGGATTAAAAAAAATATTAAATATAAGAGATGGCGAAAATTTACCAGATAATATACCTTCATTAAACAATAGTGGATCTAATTTAGAAAATAATGAGATAAAAAGTGATAATAGCCAATATGGTCCGAATGGAATAGGTTCACGAAATGCTGATTCTATTGAGAAAGGAATGAATGATAAATCACAGCAAGATGGAAATGTAGGGATAAATGGGGGTCGTGATACTAAATTTGGATCTAATAGTAAACAAAGAGGAAACAATAAAAATGCTAAGCAAGGGGAGGTAAATGGCAATATTCAAAGAGGGGGAGTGGATGATAGATATCTTTTAAGTATCACTATATATTCAGTATTATTTTTAATTGGATCATGTAGCGCTTACTGTTTAATTAAACGAAAAAATATAAAATTTAATTATAAAGATGAAAAATTCATGATAATTATATTAATATTTACAGGAATTTTTCTGAGAATCTCAGCTTCTACACTTGTAAATGGACATAATGATATTAATTTATTTAAAAATTGGGCAGAAACTGCGGCAAATGGTTTTTCACAATTTTATGCTAATGCTAGACAAGCCGATTATCCACCTGTATATATATACATATTAGGTTGCATAGGAAGAATTGCAAATATACAAGTGTTTAATTCGTATTATATATTATTACTTAAAATTCCATCTATAATAGCAGATGTTGCGACAGCTTATTTTATATATAGAATTGGGAAAAGGTTTTTAAATATAGTAACTAGTATTTTTTTAGCTATATTTTACATCTTTAATCCAGTAATTTTTATAGATTCCACATTTTGGGGACAAGTTGATTCTTTATTTACATTACTTATTGTTATTTCGATATATCTGTTATATGAAAAAAAATATGTATTTTCATCAGTACTGTTTGCATTATCTGTACTTATGAAACCACAGGGAATTATATTTCTTCCAGTACTTTTTTTTGAATTAGTTAGACAAAGAAAAATTAGAAATTTTATATATGCTGCAGTTTCAGCAGTAGCAACTATAATTGTAATTATAATTCCTTTTTCATTAAACGAACAAAGTCCAATTTGGATTTTTAATCTTTACTTAAAGACAATATCAGAATATCCATATGCTTCTGTAAATGCGTTCAATTTTTTTGGTTTAGTGGGAGCAAATTATAAAAATGGTAATACTACATTTTTTATATTTAGCTATCATACAATTGGAATTATGTTTATAATTCTAACAACTTTAATTGGATGGATTTTATATATAAAAGGGAATGATAGAAAGTATATTTCGGCAGTGTCCTTACTTCAAATTGCAGGAATATTTACGTTTTCGGTTGGAATGCACGAAAGATATTTATTTCCAGCGGTAGCATTATCAATTTTAGCATTTATATATTCAAAAGACAGGAGATTTTTTATAATGGCTATCGGGTTTAGTATTACTAGCTATATCAACATATCCACGGTTTTATTCAAAACAAACACATCAGTTTTTGAGGTTTTATTGAAAGTAACTTCATTATTTAATGTAATATTAGTTTTATATTTAGTAAAAGTTATTATAGATAACACTGTTAAAAAATTTTCTTTAAAAATTGATAATAAGGAGAGTGAATTGTTATGA
- a CDS encoding response regulator, giving the protein MKGKRILVVDDEPLIRKLVTDFLKKQGYVTIEADDGKKAMNLFSSEENIDLIILDVMLPEYDGFTVCREIRKKSKVPIIMLTARGEEFDEVFGLDIGADEYISKPFSPNILIARVNAVLRRANSEDKGKELKDFNGLTIDHSAHQVVIDGEVVDLSPKEYELLIYLSENYGKALSREQILDKVWGYDYYGDLRTVDTHINRLRIKLDRKSDYIQTVRGYGYRFEE; this is encoded by the coding sequence ATGAAGGGGAAAAGGATATTAGTTGTTGATGATGAACCATTAATAAGAAAACTCGTAACAGATTTTTTAAAAAAACAAGGATATGTAACAATTGAGGCTGATGATGGAAAGAAAGCTATGAATTTGTTTTCTAGTGAGGAAAATATAGATTTAATAATTCTTGATGTAATGCTGCCAGAATATGATGGGTTTACTGTATGCAGAGAGATAAGAAAGAAATCTAAAGTTCCGATTATTATGCTAACTGCAAGAGGTGAGGAATTTGATGAAGTTTTTGGATTAGATATTGGAGCTGATGAATATATATCAAAACCTTTTAGTCCTAATATACTAATCGCGAGAGTTAATGCTGTTCTGAGAAGGGCAAATTCAGAAGATAAAGGTAAAGAACTCAAAGATTTTAATGGATTGACAATAGACCATAGTGCTCATCAAGTAGTTATAGATGGAGAAGTTGTTGATTTAAGTCCTAAGGAATATGAACTATTGATTTATCTTTCTGAAAATTATGGAAAAGCATTAAGTAGAGAACAAATATTAGATAAGGTATGGGGATACGATTATTATGGAGATTTAAGGACAGTGGATACACATATAAATAGATTAAGAATAAAGTTAGATAGAAAAAGTGATTATATACAAACAGTACGTGGTTACGGCTATAGATTTGAGGAATAG
- a CDS encoding macrolide family glycosyltransferase has translation MSKALFVNMLGHGHVNPTIGIVRELINRGEDVTYIAGEEFRDKIEKTGAKFIGHKNLFDLSSLITSSLNLETNEKLLNALNTFKEIIEEIFKLDKKFDYIIYDSSFVLGEEVGRVLNIPTISSSSIFAINEKIIKSLLDLPISQEFKLKMEGAKPKIKEILSSHNYVDFVNELQEKYNIKFPSMVDRSGKKGMLNIVYTSKYFQPYSESFDESYKFIGSSVIDRKESIDFDLSNNEDKKVIYISLGTIFNNSIEFYECCFKAFCNMNVKVIMSVGRKIDISIFKNIPSNFIVRNYVPQLEVLKYADVFITHGGMNSTNEGLYFNIPLILIPQSVDQPFVANRVAELGAGIVIEKNRVTPEVLNKCVAEILSDDNFKINSEKIGESLRESGGYKVGVDEIIKLKDSMK, from the coding sequence ATGTCAAAAGCTTTATTTGTAAATATGTTAGGTCACGGACATGTTAATCCAACTATAGGAATAGTTAGGGAGCTCATAAATAGAGGAGAAGATGTTACATATATAGCAGGAGAAGAGTTTAGAGATAAAATAGAAAAAACAGGTGCTAAGTTTATTGGGCATAAAAATTTATTTGATTTATCTAGTTTAATTACGAGTAGTTTAAATTTAGAAACTAATGAAAAACTATTGAATGCCCTTAATACTTTTAAAGAAATAATCGAAGAGATCTTCAAATTAGATAAAAAATTTGATTATATTATTTACGATTCTTCGTTTGTATTAGGTGAAGAAGTGGGAAGAGTATTAAATATACCAACAATTTCTTCTAGTAGCATTTTTGCAATAAATGAAAAAATAATAAAAAGTTTGTTAGATCTACCAATCTCACAAGAATTTAAGTTAAAGATGGAAGGAGCTAAACCAAAGATTAAAGAAATTCTAAGCAGTCATAATTATGTGGACTTTGTAAATGAATTACAAGAGAAGTATAATATAAAGTTTCCTAGTATGGTAGATAGATCTGGAAAGAAAGGAATGCTTAATATTGTATATACATCTAAGTACTTTCAACCATATAGCGAAAGTTTTGATGAAAGTTATAAATTTATTGGGTCATCAGTAATAGATAGAAAAGAAAGTATCGACTTTGATTTATCAAATAATGAGGATAAGAAGGTAATTTATATATCGCTAGGAACTATATTCAATAATTCTATTGAATTCTATGAGTGTTGCTTTAAAGCTTTTTGCAATATGAATGTAAAAGTTATTATGTCTGTAGGCAGAAAAATTGATATAAGCATATTTAAAAATATCCCATCAAACTTTATAGTTCGTAACTATGTACCACAATTAGAAGTATTAAAATATGCAGATGTATTTATCACTCATGGTGGTATGAATAGTACAAATGAAGGTTTATACTTTAACATACCGTTAATTTTAATACCTCAATCGGTTGATCAACCTTTTGTGGCTAATAGGGTGGCTGAACTTGGCGCAGGAATTGTCATAGAAAAAAATAGAGTTACACCGGAAGTACTAAATAAATGTGTAGCTGAAATACTATCAGATGATAACTTTAAGATTAACAGTGAGAAGATAGGTGAATCCTTAAGGGAATCAGGAGGATATAAAGTTGGAGTTGATGAAATAATAAAGCTAAAAGATTCTATGAAATAG
- a CDS encoding glycosyltransferase family 2 protein — MNDKTVYSVIVPLYNEELVINQSYKRLKEVMDSTTESYEIVFVNDGSKDRTREITEEICSRDENIKLINFSRNFGHQAAITAGMDLALGDAIIVIDADLQDPPEVMLKMIEKWKEGYEVVYGKRVKREGETFFKKFTARVYYRLLRSMTTVDVPVDAGDFRLIDRKVCNTLIALPERNRYVRGLVSWVGYKQTYVEFIRQERFAGETKYPLKKMLKLACDGITALSYKPLIIAGHFGILALLVGMILMFVDIMKAIINKSSLLNFTMMIGINMMMFGVVLGCIGIMGQYIGRIFDESKGRPIYIISSTTNYNRSSKKYNIIDLDKKTL; from the coding sequence ATGAATGATAAAACAGTTTATTCTGTTATAGTACCTTTATATAATGAGGAACTTGTTATAAATCAAAGTTATAAAAGACTTAAAGAAGTTATGGATTCTACAACTGAAAGTTACGAAATTGTATTTGTGAATGATGGAAGTAAAGATAGAACAAGAGAAATAACAGAAGAAATATGTAGCAGAGATGAGAATATAAAACTCATTAATTTTTCAAGAAATTTTGGTCACCAAGCGGCTATAACTGCAGGTATGGATCTAGCATTAGGAGATGCAATTATTGTAATAGATGCTGATCTCCAAGATCCACCAGAAGTAATGCTTAAAATGATTGAAAAATGGAAAGAAGGTTATGAAGTTGTCTATGGAAAGAGAGTAAAGAGAGAAGGTGAAACCTTTTTTAAAAAATTTACGGCAAGAGTTTATTATAGATTATTAAGAAGTATGACAACAGTTGACGTTCCAGTAGATGCAGGAGATTTCAGGCTTATAGATAGGAAGGTGTGTAATACACTAATAGCTTTACCTGAAAGGAACAGATATGTAAGAGGGCTTGTAAGTTGGGTTGGCTATAAGCAAACTTATGTTGAGTTTATAAGACAGGAAAGATTTGCAGGAGAAACTAAATATCCTTTAAAAAAGATGCTTAAGTTGGCATGTGATGGTATAACAGCACTATCATATAAACCACTTATTATTGCGGGCCATTTTGGGATTCTAGCTTTGCTGGTTGGAATGATTTTAATGTTTGTTGATATTATGAAAGCTATAATTAATAAAAGCAGCTTGTTGAATTTTACTATGATGATAGGAATTAACATGATGATGTTTGGAGTAGTTTTAGGTTGTATTGGGATAATGGGTCAGTATATTGGAAGAATATTCGATGAAAGCAAAGGTAGACCAATTTATATAATTTCTAGTACAACAAATTATAATAGATCAAGTAAAAAATATAATATTATTGATCTAGATAAAAAGACTTTATAG
- the galU gene encoding UTP--glucose-1-phosphate uridylyltransferase GalU, with amino-acid sequence MNVRKAVIPAAGLGTRFLPATKAQPKEMLPIVDKPTIQYIVEEAVESGIEEILIITGRNKRAIEDHFDKSVELEDELENSKKDELLKMVQSISNMVDIYYTRQKEPKGLGDAISHAKNFVGNEPFAVMLGDDIVDNEVPCLKQLINCYDKYKTSVLGVQEISECNITKYGIIKGIEIDEGLYKVSDMVEKPKIEEAPSNIAILGRYIITPDIFDILESTKPGKSGEIQLTDALKELTRQEAVYAYCFEGKRYDVGDKLGYLQANIEFTLKRDDLRDDFITYLSDLRDRSANLDLIH; translated from the coding sequence ATGAACGTAAGAAAAGCTGTAATACCTGCAGCTGGCCTTGGAACTAGGTTTTTGCCAGCAACTAAAGCTCAACCAAAAGAAATGTTACCTATAGTAGATAAACCTACTATCCAATATATAGTAGAAGAAGCCGTTGAATCTGGCATTGAGGAAATACTTATAATAACAGGGAGAAATAAACGGGCTATAGAAGATCATTTTGATAAATCTGTAGAGCTTGAAGATGAGCTTGAGAACAGTAAAAAAGACGAGTTGCTTAAGATGGTACAAAGTATATCTAATATGGTAGATATTTACTATACACGTCAAAAAGAGCCCAAAGGACTTGGAGATGCAATAAGTCATGCTAAAAATTTTGTTGGAAATGAACCTTTTGCAGTAATGCTTGGTGATGATATAGTTGATAATGAAGTTCCATGCTTAAAACAATTGATAAATTGCTACGATAAATATAAGACTTCAGTATTAGGAGTTCAAGAAATCTCAGAATGTAATATAACGAAATATGGAATAATAAAAGGGATAGAGATTGATGAAGGACTTTATAAGGTTAGTGATATGGTGGAAAAGCCTAAAATTGAAGAGGCACCATCTAACATAGCTATTTTAGGTAGATATATAATAACGCCAGATATATTTGATATACTTGAGAGTACCAAACCAGGAAAATCAGGAGAAATTCAATTGACAGATGCGCTAAAAGAATTAACAAGACAAGAAGCAGTATATGCTTATTGTTTTGAAGGAAAAAGGTATGATGTTGGTGATAAGTTAGGATACCTTCAAGCTAATATAGAATTTACTTTAAAACGCGACGATTTAAGGGATGATTTTATAACTTACTTGTCAGATTTAAGAGACAGAAGTGCTAATCTAGATTTGATTCATTAA
- a CDS encoding NUDIX hydrolase: MELRDIYNNKGYKTGVRKERSEKLEDGEYYLATEVWIINNSSKILIQQRSSNKDVLPNMWGLTTGCMVSGENTAEGALREVKEEIGLSIEKDELNFIRRIFRENSIWDIYFVYKNVELSKLILQKEEVSNVKFVSIEEFNNMLLSGELFEYPEIYDMLSLVKDKVSEY; this comes from the coding sequence ATGGAATTAAGAGATATATACAATAATAAAGGATATAAAACTGGAGTAAGAAAAGAACGGTCCGAAAAGTTAGAAGATGGTGAATATTATTTAGCAACTGAAGTGTGGATAATTAATAACAGCAGCAAAATATTAATTCAACAAAGGTCAAGTAACAAGGATGTACTTCCTAATATGTGGGGGCTAACTACAGGATGTATGGTTAGTGGAGAGAACACAGCGGAAGGGGCTTTAAGAGAAGTTAAGGAAGAGATTGGATTATCTATTGAAAAAGATGAATTAAATTTTATTCGTAGAATATTTCGCGAAAATTCTATTTGGGATATATATTTTGTATATAAGAATGTTGAATTATCGAAATTAATCCTTCAAAAGGAAGAGGTTAGTAACGTGAAATTTGTATCTATAGAAGAATTTAATAATATGCTTTTATCTGGAGAATTATTTGAATATCCAGAAATTTATGATATGCTATCGCTAGTTAAGGATAAAGTTAGTGAATATTAG
- a CDS encoding glycosyltransferase family 39 protein: MKKLKLTKENISISLILILSAVLNFANIGIEGYGNSYYAAGVKSMTMNLKNFLFVSFDPGSFVTIDKPPMGFWIQALFAKILGFNGWSILLPQALAGVISVYLIYFIVKRSFGSAAGLISGLCLSVTPVFVAASRNNTIDNLLVLTLLFACLALTLAAEKGKAKYLYLSLILVGIGFNIKMLEAYMIGPAIYITYLLSSSITLKKRIVHIVIGTFVLMSVSLSWALIVDLVPAQNRPYIGSSTDNSVMELIVGHNGLERLGIGSKSNKGFNASNNKKDDRQIQNNTEVINDQNQQVNKENYNGSTNRMVSGAENRDGQGDGSMQKAPNEGMPGGLGGQGGLQGTFGGQTKAGIARLFSKNSLSDQIIWFLPLALLGFVAGAIKEKLRLKLDNKRKISLALWILWLVPEFIYFSYTTGLFHPYYLTMMAPPAAALAGIGIVTMWKLYNEKKWASWLLPISLIIEGLVNMMMLSYFSNNLSDSIRKIILIALLLCFLTSSILAILNLLSFIRRKNNTNLSDNKDIHLKKILLGISIVSILTVPFIGSSAAITHSVNSTIPTAGLELLSNSERGGASFGKERSDNGKNSKLLDFLKSNITTEKYSLVVPSSQSADSIIIQTGESVMALGGFSGSDKILSLDEFKEMVKNGEVRYVLTGGMGRGESSEILKWVAENGTLVPESQYKDVVSGNEPNIKDSNDIKNNSKDDNQNVNSISQNMGGLGGNNQEQLYDLKDEANILK, translated from the coding sequence TTGAAGAAACTAAAATTAACTAAAGAGAATATAAGTATATCTTTAATTTTAATATTATCTGCGGTATTGAATTTTGCTAATATAGGAATTGAAGGATATGGTAATAGCTACTATGCTGCTGGAGTAAAGAGCATGACTATGAATCTTAAAAATTTCCTTTTTGTATCCTTTGATCCAGGGAGTTTTGTTACAATTGATAAACCGCCAATGGGATTTTGGATACAGGCCTTATTTGCTAAGATACTTGGATTTAACGGATGGAGTATATTGTTACCACAAGCATTAGCTGGAGTAATTTCAGTTTATCTTATATATTTTATAGTGAAAAGATCTTTTGGAAGTGCCGCTGGACTTATTTCAGGATTATGTCTCTCAGTAACTCCAGTTTTTGTAGCAGCAAGTAGAAACAATACAATAGATAACTTGCTTGTTCTAACACTGCTCTTTGCATGTTTAGCTCTTACACTAGCCGCTGAAAAAGGAAAAGCTAAATATCTTTATCTAAGTTTAATACTTGTCGGAATTGGTTTTAATATAAAAATGCTGGAAGCATATATGATTGGGCCAGCAATTTATATAACATATCTTCTTTCTTCATCTATAACATTAAAAAAGAGAATAGTTCATATTGTTATAGGCACATTTGTTCTTATGTCAGTATCATTATCTTGGGCTTTAATTGTAGATTTAGTTCCAGCACAAAATAGACCTTATATTGGTAGTAGTACAGATAATAGTGTTATGGAACTTATAGTTGGTCACAATGGATTAGAAAGACTTGGAATTGGCAGTAAATCAAATAAAGGATTTAATGCTAGCAATAATAAAAAAGATGATAGACAAATTCAAAATAATACTGAAGTAATTAATGATCAGAATCAACAAGTGAATAAAGAAAATTACAATGGAAGCACTAATAGAATGGTAAGTGGAGCAGAAAATAGAGATGGACAAGGTGACGGAAGTATGCAGAAAGCACCTAATGAAGGAATGCCAGGAGGCCTAGGAGGACAAGGTGGACTTCAAGGTACCTTTGGAGGACAGACAAAAGCAGGAATAGCAAGATTATTTTCTAAAAATAGTTTATCTGATCAAATAATTTGGTTTTTACCACTTGCGTTGTTAGGTTTTGTAGCTGGTGCTATAAAAGAAAAACTAAGATTAAAGTTAGATAATAAAAGAAAAATATCACTAGCATTATGGATTTTATGGTTGGTACCTGAATTCATATATTTCAGTTACACAACAGGTTTATTCCATCCATATTATTTAACAATGATGGCACCTCCGGCTGCAGCATTAGCTGGAATAGGAATAGTAACAATGTGGAAACTATATAATGAAAAAAAATGGGCGTCATGGTTATTACCAATATCATTAATTATAGAAGGTCTTGTTAATATGATGATGTTATCTTATTTTTCAAATAATCTATCAGATAGTATAAGAAAAATAATTTTAATAGCCTTGTTATTGTGTTTTTTAACTTCATCAATATTAGCAATATTAAATTTATTGAGCTTTATTAGAAGAAAAAATAATACTAATTTAAGTGATAATAAGGACATACATTTGAAAAAAATATTGCTAGGAATTTCTATAGTCAGTATTTTAACTGTACCATTTATTGGATCAAGTGCAGCAATTACTCATAGTGTAAATAGTACTATTCCTACTGCTGGATTGGAACTTCTTTCAAACAGTGAAAGAGGCGGAGCAAGTTTTGGTAAGGAAAGAAGTGACAATGGTAAAAATTCGAAGTTACTTGATTTCTTAAAAAGTAATATAACAACTGAAAAATATTCACTTGTCGTACCATCATCACAAAGCGCTGATAGTATAATAATCCAAACTGGTGAATCAGTAATGGCACTTGGTGGATTTTCAGGATCTGATAAGATTCTTTCTTTAGATGAATTTAAAGAGATGGTTAAGAATGGAGAAGTGAGATATGTACTTACTGGTGGCATGGGCAGAGGCGAAAGTAGTGAAATTCTAAAATGGGTTGCTGAAAATGGAACATTAGTTCCGGAAAGTCAATATAAGGATGTTGTATCAGGTAATGAACCAAATATTAAAGACAGTAACGATATAAAAAATAATTCAAAAGATGACAATCAGAATGTAAATTCAATAAGTCAGAATATGGGAGGCCTAGGAGGAAATAATCAGGAACAATTATATGATTTAAAGGATGAAGCAAATATTTTAAAATAA